CCACCTGCTGCGCCTCGACAATAAAAGGCTGTTTCTCGTTACGTTGCACGTCAAAATATCCCTCTCCCGTCAAGTACACTTTCCGCTTCTTTCCCCTGAATTGTTTCGGGAATCTCAATTCCGATTCGGCATTCAGATAAACCGTTGTTCCGTCAGCTAACACCAAAGTATATTCTCCCCCGCGAGGAACACGCAGTGTATGATATATCTCGCAGGAATCTTGTAGCCCACCGGAAACAACCTCCGTGTAATTCAACGTATCACCGCTATTTCTCACGCCCTCTTCCAAAGCCCTGTTCATTTCCCGATCCAACATCACTTTCGTACCGTCAGGCAACACCAATTCTGCCATGGATGCTCCGGGAACAATCCGTGAAGAAGTTTTCTCCGACTTCACTTCCCGAGTACTATCCCACGAAAGATACACGATCCCACCTACCAACAAAGGCAAAATAAACAAGGCTGCATAACGCATCCACAACATTTTCCGAGAAGATCGTTTCTTCCGTACTGTCCGGCTTAAAATCCGGTTCCATTCCAGTTCTTGCTGTTCCGGGGTCTTCACGAAACGACGAATCCCGCTCTCCAATCGTTCCATGGAAACCACGTTACGAAACAATTCTTCATGTTCCGCTCGCTCGTCTCTCCAACGCTTTAGCTCGTCCATCTCCCCCTCACTTAACTCTCCTTTCACGTAACGGACGACCAATTGTTTTATCCGGTCATTATTCTGAATCTCCATATTCTGATATTCATTTTATACTAAAGCACGCAAACATTCATTTGGTGTAATACAAAAACCAATTATTTTTTACTCGAATCAAAATATTTTTCTAATCATACCTTATTTCAAGGGTTAAGTAACCCTTTTCACAAGGTTATAATACCCCATCGCCCTTCTATCGCCCTTTCATCGCCCTTTCATCGCCGTTCTGGAAGGACGAGGAAAGGTTAAAGAATAGGTCTTGTAACGCCCGTTTGGTAGTTAAACCCTAGTATTACAGTAGTAAAGCCTTAGTATTAGTAAGTATTCAAGAAATCCAGGTAAGTAAAGAAAGAACGTTTTTCAACCGTTCCCTCATATAATGATTGGCATTATTCTTATGCTTTTTGACCGTGTTGACCGAGATATTCAACGTTTGTGCAATCTCCTCATGACTTTTCCCGTCGAGGCTCATCTGGTAAACTTCTTTACATGCCGGGGGTAATTCGTTAAAGACCTCCGATAGGGTTTGAAATATCTCCGATTCCAGAATCCGATCCAGAAATGACTCGGAATCCTCCCCCTCTGTTACCACCCGCCTAGCATATTTATCCTCCACCTGCTGATGGCGCATCAAATTGAGACAGTCATTCCGGACGGCTTTATACAAATAAGCCTTCACGGCATATTCCCCCCGGAAATCAGCTCTCTTCTCCCATAAATCGACAAAAGCATCCTGCACGACATCATCAATCATCGTGTCCTCGTTCAAGTACTTCGCAGCAAAATAACGTAATGCGACCGCAAACTTGTCATACAAGACACGGAAAGCCTTCTCGTCCCCTTGAGAAAAATCAATGATAATATCTAGCTCTTTATCACCCAAATTGATATTATTTAAAACTACTCGATCTAACTTTTATCCTTCCCAACCGTTTACAAAGATAAAACTTTTATTTCAGAACGAGATATAAAAATAGAGAGACCCGGCAATAAACCTTTTCACTCCCGTTTTGTCTTAAATGTAAATGCATTTTTAAAACGCATGAAATTTATCGACCACTTAAAATTCTAAATTCCATGCCATTACAAACGTTAATAAAACAAAGTATGAAAACAGTAACCCTAATTATCTCGTCGCTTTTTCTTTTCATGGCATTAGGAGTAAGCGCACAACAACACGGCCCACAACATCGCGGGCAAAGAGGTCACATGAACCCCGAAGAAATGGTAAAGAAACAGGTTGAACAAATGAAAACCGAGTTGAAACTCAACGAGCAACAAGAAAAACAGGTGAAAGATTTGTTTACCGAAAACCTCAAGAAGAGAGAGGAACTCATGAAAAAATATCAAGGACAACGAGATTCCGTGATGGTCTACATGAAAAAGATGGAAGACCAGCAAAACCTTTCCCTAAAGAAAATCTTGACAGAAGAGCAATATAAAACTTATTTGACTAATCTGGAAAAGAGAAAACAAGAAATGGAAAAACGCCGGAAAGAGATGATGGATAAACGTGGCGGACAAAGAGGCGGCCACGGCGCCCCTGCTACCGTGAATGAAGACCACGAATGTAACGGTTGCGGTGGTTGTGGTAAACACAAGTAATCCCATATATTGATCAAATCATAAAGCCGAACCATTTTCTCGTTAGCAGAAATGATTCGGCTTTATTTATGAATAGAAATCCTCTACTCCCCCAATTTTTGCTCTAAAATCTTCCGCACCTCTTCCGGCTTCGGATTCACAGCAAGAATCGTCCCGTCCCGATCGACCAGAAAGACACCGCCCCCGGCATTTCCCAACATATAACGGGTCCACAATTTCTGCCCATCATCCAGCTCGACCAGTTGCAACCAAGGGTATTTATCCTGAGCAATAGCCTGCTTCATCCGCTCTGTATTCTTGAATTCCCTAGCAACACCGACAATCTCGAAACCTTTATCCTTATACTTCTCGTAAATCGGGATCATCATTTTCGCCTTTGCCCGGCAAGGCATACACCATGAGGCCCATAAATCAATGATCGCAATTTTCCCTTTGATCACCTCCGAAACATTTACCACACGCCCCTCCAAATCCGGAGCCTCAAATTCCACGTAATGCCCGCCCGGTTTCACGGAATGAAAACCATCGATCAACATCTTTCCCAAACAGGTATATTTACTGGACGCGAATTTTTCTGCCAACACGTGATAAGCATTTTCCAATTCATCATCCAGCTCCGCCTGATACACCTGACGCCGTTGCAATTCGTCCACCACGAGGAAATAGTACAACTCATCCCATTGCCCCGCACAGAATTTATGCATGAAAGAGAAACGTTTCCAGCCGATCTCCTGTTGTTGCAATTCTTGGTATTTCCGGTATCTATCATTAAAAATCCCTCCCCGTATCTCGTAGCTCTTATCGACATTCACCGTGATATGCAATTTCCCGTTCTCGACGATAAACGGGACGGTGTACCACACTCTCGGATTCTTAGTTACAAAGATCAATTTGTAACCCTCCACGTGCGGTAATTCCAGCACGTATTTAAAACGTCCATCCTCTACCGGAACGTACGTCCCGTGGTAACGGGAATCCACCGTGGCATCTACTAAAAGCACCTCCTTTGCCTCCATACCGATCAACTCGCCACGAATCACGCAACGAACCTTTTTCTCCCCCGCGATAGCCAGATTTCCCACGAACAAAAGCAATATCAGGCATTTCAAATAATTCGTCATATCTTCTCATTTACAAGTAAAAAAGGAGTCGCAAGCGACTCCTCGAAACTACATTCATCACTATTTTATAACCGGAAATCCTTCCTGCTCCCGATCCAAACGATACAAATGATAAAAATTACCGTTTCCGGATTCATAAGTTACATTCATCACCTCTCCCTTACCATTATCACTTTTAACAAGGAAACCATATTCATCCAACGCGTAAGAAGTCGTTTCTCCATTCAAGTTCAACGATAATGTTCGGGTATCACTATAATTTTTTTCCAACGAGTAACCATCACCCTTTACCGAAACCAAATTGTTACCTGAATACGTGTAAATCCGATCTTCCATCAAAACCCAACTTTCCTCACTCTGGTTATTCACCGTGTAAATGCGATTCGTCACGATCTTCCCCCCGTGATATTCATACTCGCATTTATAAAGTTCACGAGACACGTAATCTTTCGCATTTCCCGGGCTATACTTATCAACAAACAAACGAACATTCAACACGCTTCCTTTCTCGTCGTACTCGTATATATAAGTTTCAACCCGTTCCAAAGGATAATCATTATTAAAATCCTCACCCACCCCAAAATCTTTTTTCGGTGTAAAATAAGAGATTTTCTGTCTGGTAACTACACTCTCTTCATCAAGCGTAAGTGCTACTTCGTAAATAGTTTTCGCAACCAACGGGATACTATCTTCTAACGAATAATTTCCCGCTCCATATTTCCGGGCTAACTCTTGATCCAAATCAGCGATGGCATTCGCATCAATCTTGTACACGTAATCATCCAGAGAATATGTCATCACACCCTGTTCCTTCGTGATCACAAGTTCTCCTTTCTGGCGTCCGTTCTTATCGAATCGCTCTATGGTCGAGATCTTATCATTCTCATACGCCAATTTTAGCGTGTAATCCCCCCAATGCTCATTATGCCCCGTGATCTCTTTGACACGAACCGGGTTAACAACTTGCTTGCCCACTTTGACATCATCGTCATCATTACAAGAAACCCAGACAACAGCAAATAACAACAGACATCCTATATTTCTTAACATCAATTTCATAACCAATATATTTTAATAACCACTCGTATTATTATAAGTCACGCTCGTAATCCGTCCAAAACCCTCGTATCTTCCATGAACGTCACGATTGGGTTCCAACGTTCCACTCCTCAATTGTGTAATAGGGATCGTGATCACTTTACCCTCTCCTGTTGACTCCTTGTAAGTCGTTATCACCAACAATCTATTTTGCGCACTCTGAGTAGAAATTCCGGTAGAAGAACCAGAATTTGACACGTTCATTCGGGAATACTCTTCACGCCACAATCTCATCGAAGTAATATCACCATCCCTTTCTTTATCCACTGCATAACGAGGCTCTGCCACAACTTCACCTGCATTTCCCAACGAGAATGTATAAATCTGATCTTTGGTTGCATAATAAAAATCAGGAGATACCGGAGATGAGGCAAAGCCGACAGCCTCGCTTATACCAGGACAATGAGATAAATCAAACTTCCCAACCCCAACTTTTTCATTAGAACCGTAAGAGTCGTATTTCATCATTCCCAACCATCTTTCATTTCCTTGTTCAGCCTTGAAAACCGTCAACAATTGAGAATTTTCACCCTCTCCCATCCATATCGCATCGTATGCACCAATATTATTCACGTCAAAAGCTGCACTTGAACTCTGTTTCGGGAATTGTTGGAAGGAATCATACCAACTGCTCACAACCAATATTCGTTGATTTTTTTTATCAAAAACATAAGGGAATTCATTATAATATGAACCAC
The window above is part of the Butyricimonas paravirosa genome. Proteins encoded here:
- a CDS encoding FecR family protein, whose product is MEIQNNDRIKQLVVRYVKGELSEGEMDELKRWRDERAEHEELFRNVVSMERLESGIRRFVKTPEQQELEWNRILSRTVRKKRSSRKMLWMRYAALFILPLLVGGIVYLSWDSTREVKSEKTSSRIVPGASMAELVLPDGTKVMLDREMNRALEEGVRNSGDTLNYTEVVSGGLQDSCEIYHTLRVPRGGEYTLVLADGTTVYLNAESELRFPKQFRGKKRKVYLTGEGYFDVQRNEKQPFIVEAQQVAIRVLGTSFGVRAYTREVNVLTTLVQGRVNVEADGQQVELNPGQQADFNRENDRLTVAEVDVEQYVGWKDGRLVFDNKPLEFILEELGRWYSFDVFYTNKELKEIPYSLNIKKHEDIAHVLKFIERTGKVKFEVNKNMIIVK
- a CDS encoding RNA polymerase sigma-70 factor — its product is MGDKELDIIIDFSQGDEKAFRVLYDKFAVALRYFAAKYLNEDTMIDDVVQDAFVDLWEKRADFRGEYAVKAYLYKAVRNDCLNLMRHQQVEDKYARRVVTEGEDSESFLDRILESEIFQTLSEVFNELPPACKEVYQMSLDGKSHEEIAQTLNISVNTVKKHKNNANHYMRERLKNVLSLLTWIS
- a CDS encoding TlpA disulfide reductase family protein translates to MTNYLKCLILLLFVGNLAIAGEKKVRCVIRGELIGMEAKEVLLVDATVDSRYHGTYVPVEDGRFKYVLELPHVEGYKLIFVTKNPRVWYTVPFIVENGKLHITVNVDKSYEIRGGIFNDRYRKYQELQQQEIGWKRFSFMHKFCAGQWDELYYFLVVDELQRRQVYQAELDDELENAYHVLAEKFASSKYTCLGKMLIDGFHSVKPGGHYVEFEAPDLEGRVVNVSEVIKGKIAIIDLWASWCMPCRAKAKMMIPIYEKYKDKGFEIVGVAREFKNTERMKQAIAQDKYPWLQLVELDDGQKLWTRYMLGNAGGGVFLVDRDGTILAVNPKPEEVRKILEQKLGE